In the genome of Telluria mixta, the window AAAGCGGCCAGTGGTTCCATTACGTGGACACGGCCGCTGTCGATCCGCTCGCGGCGGCCCGGGTGCTCGCCGCCGCGCACACGGTGTCCGTCGCTGGCCGGGCGGTGGCGCCGCGGGTGCTGGCGGCCGCCGTCCACGTGAAGGGCAGCGTGCCGCCGTTCGCCACGCCCGCGCAGGCGCGTGCGGCGGCCGGGGCGCCCACGCCGCTGCCGGCGCAGATGCCGGATATCGGCGACGTCGTGCTGGACACCGCCATCGCCTATCCCGGCGTGCGCCCGGCGGCGTTCCGCTTCGCCGGCACGCTCGCGCCGGGAACGCTCAGCGATGCGCCGCTGAACACGATCCTGCTGTCGCACCGCGCCGGCACGACCGACCAGTACCGCATGGACGGCGCGGCCATCGACGTCAATCCGCCGCCGTGGCTGTCGGCCTGGCAGTTCATCCGCGCGGGAGCCGCCCACATCCTGGAAGGCTTCGACCATCTGCTGCTGGTGGTCTGCCTCGTCGCGGCGGACCTGCGGGCGCGTGCGATCGCCCTGCGCATCACGGCGTTCAGCGTGGGGCATGCGTGCTCGATCGCGGCCAGCTTCTACGGCCTGCTGCCCGACCGCCCCTGGCTGATCCCCGGCGTGGAACTGCTCATCGCGCTGTCCGTGCTCGGCACCGCGCTGCTGATGATGGGAAGGCGGCAGCACGGCGGCGCGCCGGCGCTGACCTTCGTCGTGGGCCTCGTGCACGGCTGCGGCCTCGCCGTCGGGCTGCGCGAACTGTTGTCGGACACGGGGCCGAACGTCGCCGCATCGCTCGTGTCGTTCAACGTGGGCGTGGAAGCGGGCCAGTTGCTGGTCGGCGCAGCCGTGTGGCTGCTGCTGGCGGGTGCGCGGCGCGCGGTGCCCGGCCAGGACGGGCGGGTGCGCCGCTGCGTCGCGCTGGGCGTCGCGATGGTGTCGCTGGTGTGGGTGGCGGAAAGGATGGCGCCCGTCTGGGATGCGCTCCAGACGGGCCTGGCGTGACGGTCAGCGCTGGTTCGGCGGCACGATGCCGTACTTCTTCATGTAGCGGTAGACCGTGGCGCGGGCGAGGTTGAGCTCTTCCGACACCTTGGTCACGCTCCACTTGTGGCGCACGAGCGCGTCGAGCAGCGGCGCCGCCTCGCAATCCTCGCCGCCGGACGTAATGGCCGGGACCACGGGCGCGGCCGGCATGCCGGAAAACTGCTCGGTCAATTCCTGCGGCAGGTCGGCCGCCGTTATGGTGTGCCCGTCCGACACCGCCAGCGCGAAGCGCAGCACGTTGCGCAGCTGGCGGATGTTGCCCGGCCACGCGAAGCACAGCATCGCGTGCATGGCGTCCAGGGACAGGTGCGCCTCCATGCCGAGCAGTTCGCCCTCCTCGGCCAGGACCTTTTCGATGAGGTAGCGCTTGTCGG includes:
- a CDS encoding HupE/UreJ family protein; protein product: MGSARPGKMKPATMAVLAAKCVAICAAVLVAMCLPASAWAHFDGRVNVRVVHFTYDAAGMTAYYRVSLAPLGQAPYVVSRKESGQWFHYVDTAAVDPLAAARVLAAAHTVSVAGRAVAPRVLAAAVHVKGSVPPFATPAQARAAAGAPTPLPAQMPDIGDVVLDTAIAYPGVRPAAFRFAGTLAPGTLSDAPLNTILLSHRAGTTDQYRMDGAAIDVNPPPWLSAWQFIRAGAAHILEGFDHLLLVVCLVAADLRARAIALRITAFSVGHACSIAASFYGLLPDRPWLIPGVELLIALSVLGTALLMMGRRQHGGAPALTFVVGLVHGCGLAVGLRELLSDTGPNVAASLVSFNVGVEAGQLLVGAAVWLLLAGARRAVPGQDGRVRRCVALGVAMVSLVWVAERMAPVWDALQTGLA